A window of the Terriglobia bacterium genome harbors these coding sequences:
- a CDS encoding RNA polymerase sigma factor, whose protein sequence is MTGGKLDNLALAVHRNADGAVERLVRNYQDRLYSYALRLLRDPFDAREVTQDAFMRACDALTKRYDEPMCRNLELGPWLFRITRNLAFTRCRRRRVRREVSVEDSVEAQASGSGPAAEGIRNLETGEKRRALQSALDRLDREARDLVVLRFMEELSYAEIAAIVGSGETSVRGKVFRALRKLRTTLTKSGGRNAL, encoded by the coding sequence GTGACCGGCGGCAAGCTCGACAATCTGGCACTGGCAGTGCATCGAAACGCAGACGGGGCCGTGGAACGTCTGGTCCGAAACTACCAGGATCGGCTCTACAGCTATGCGTTGCGTTTGCTTCGCGATCCCTTCGATGCACGGGAGGTGACCCAGGACGCATTCATGCGCGCCTGCGACGCACTTACCAAACGCTATGATGAGCCGATGTGCCGCAATCTCGAATTGGGGCCCTGGCTGTTCCGCATCACCCGCAACCTGGCATTCACGCGATGCCGCAGGCGACGGGTGAGGAGAGAGGTTTCTGTCGAGGATTCCGTCGAGGCGCAGGCATCCGGTTCAGGCCCAGCAGCTGAAGGGATCCGGAATCTGGAGACGGGGGAGAAGCGCAGGGCTTTGCAGTCGGCGCTGGATCGTCTTGACCGCGAAGCGCGCGATCTGGTGGTGCTCAGATTCATGGAAGAGCTGTCCTACGCCGAAATCGCGGCCATCGTTGGGTCCGGCGAAACTTCCGTGCGGGGCAAGGTGTTCCGCGCTCTGCGTAAATTGCGCACGACTCTGACAAAGAGCGGAGGCAGAAATGCGCTGTGA
- a CDS encoding proline racemase family protein, whose amino-acid sequence MRLANMIQAVDAHACGEPGRVIVGGVLDVPGATMFDKMRYLQTHMDGLRKRMLREPRGYPAANCNLILPPTHPGADAGFVIMEQVEYPGMSGTNTICVTTVLLETGMLPMREPVTELMLESPAGLIRVRADCANGKVERVTFQNVPAFAAYLDARIEVPHLGTATVDVAYGGMFYVIAEAAPFGLRLTPDEGRDIVRISEMIKAAAQEQLPVVHPEQPGFSGITIAELSAPPTRPEAHMKNAVTVSTGKLDWNRPATWTGAIDRSPCGTGTCAKMATLYARGKLGLNEDFCHEGILGTIFTGRLTGVTQVGKYQAVIPTLSGQAWITGLCTYVVDPEDPFPEGFTVGDIWG is encoded by the coding sequence ATGCGCCTTGCCAATATGATTCAAGCCGTTGATGCCCATGCGTGTGGGGAACCCGGAAGGGTAATTGTCGGGGGCGTGCTCGATGTCCCGGGAGCCACCATGTTCGACAAGATGCGTTATCTCCAGACGCACATGGACGGCTTGCGCAAGCGCATGTTGCGCGAGCCGCGCGGATATCCGGCCGCAAACTGCAATCTGATCCTGCCACCCACGCACCCCGGCGCCGATGCCGGCTTTGTCATCATGGAACAGGTGGAGTATCCCGGCATGTCGGGGACGAATACCATCTGTGTCACTACGGTCTTGCTCGAAACCGGGATGCTGCCGATGCGGGAACCGGTCACGGAGTTGATGCTGGAATCCCCGGCGGGATTGATCCGGGTCCGGGCAGACTGTGCCAACGGCAAAGTCGAGCGCGTCACTTTTCAAAATGTGCCGGCGTTTGCGGCCTACCTGGATGCGCGCATCGAGGTTCCGCACCTCGGGACCGCAACCGTGGATGTTGCGTATGGCGGCATGTTCTATGTCATCGCCGAGGCGGCCCCGTTCGGGCTGCGCCTGACGCCCGATGAAGGACGGGACATAGTCCGCATCAGCGAGATGATCAAGGCAGCGGCCCAGGAACAGTTGCCGGTGGTGCATCCCGAGCAGCCCGGCTTTTCCGGGATCACGATTGCGGAACTCTCCGCGCCTCCGACCCGTCCGGAAGCTCATATGAAGAATGCCGTGACGGTCTCCACGGGTAAACTCGACTGGAACCGCCCGGCCACCTGGACCGGCGCCATCGATCGCTCACCATGCGGCACCGGCACCTGCGCGAAAATGGCGACGCTCTATGCCAGGGGCAAGCTGGGACTGAACGAGGACTTTTGCCACGAAGGGATCCTGGGCACGATCTTCACCGGCCGTCTGACCGGAGTGACCCAGGTCGGCAAGTACCAGGCGGTCATACCAACCCTCAGCGGGCAAGCATGGATCACGGGACTCTGCACCTATGTCGTCGATCCCGAAGATCCGTTTCCGGAAGGATTCACGGTCGGTGACATCTGGGGTTAA
- a CDS encoding peptidase C45, whose amino-acid sequence MHGKIVALFCLLFTIVAIASFPQEQKADPRLKKSFRRPEANGWTFVHLEGTPSEIGYQHGHLLAAEILDMKKLAELELKHGSEKNWAFFRGAARDMMWPRIEQQYRDELQGITDGVNARGVKLDLWDIVAMNGLLEWDYYVKEYNKQRKIPSPDSLGKAERCSAFVATGSYTKDGKVIIAHNNWTSYMEGRRWTIVFDIAPAKGYRILMDGLPGFISSDDDFGVNSAGIMITETTISDFEGYDPGGMPEFVRARRAMQYSTSIDDFARIMKEGNNGGYANDWLIADRKTNEIASLELGLRNVTLEHKKDGYFVGANFPINPKLTREETKFDTKDMGNSQNARHARWEQLMAENKGKIDVAAAQRFLADHYDTYEKKINPSERTLCGHIDLSPRGLGSWQLPYGAAGAVQNKVADATMAERMSFTAAAGHACGTHFQAAAHLKAHPEFDWEKEFLKDMLAHPWTVFEAARDGR is encoded by the coding sequence ATGCACGGAAAAATTGTCGCTCTGTTCTGCCTGCTGTTCACGATCGTCGCGATCGCATCGTTCCCACAGGAGCAGAAGGCCGACCCACGCTTGAAAAAATCCTTCCGGCGCCCCGAGGCAAATGGCTGGACATTCGTGCACCTGGAGGGGACCCCGTCCGAAATCGGCTACCAGCACGGACATCTGCTGGCCGCGGAGATCCTTGACATGAAAAAGCTCGCCGAGCTCGAATTGAAGCACGGCAGCGAGAAAAACTGGGCGTTTTTCCGGGGCGCCGCCCGCGACATGATGTGGCCGCGCATCGAGCAGCAGTACCGCGACGAACTTCAGGGGATCACCGACGGCGTCAACGCCCGCGGAGTCAAGCTTGATCTGTGGGACATCGTCGCCATGAACGGGCTGCTCGAGTGGGATTACTACGTGAAGGAGTACAACAAGCAGCGCAAGATCCCTTCCCCAGACTCCCTGGGCAAGGCGGAGCGCTGCAGCGCCTTCGTCGCCACGGGCAGCTACACCAAAGACGGCAAGGTCATCATCGCCCACAACAACTGGACGAGTTACATGGAAGGCAGGCGGTGGACCATCGTCTTCGACATCGCTCCGGCCAAGGGTTACCGTATCCTGATGGATGGTCTCCCGGGATTCATATCGAGCGACGACGATTTCGGCGTGAACTCGGCCGGTATCATGATCACCGAGACCACGATCAGCGACTTTGAAGGCTATGACCCGGGCGGCATGCCGGAGTTTGTCCGGGCACGCAGGGCAATGCAGTACTCCACGTCCATCGACGACTTTGCCCGCATCATGAAAGAAGGCAACAACGGCGGCTACGCCAACGACTGGCTGATTGCCGACCGGAAGACCAACGAGATCGCCAGCCTCGAACTGGGCCTGAGAAATGTGACGCTCGAGCACAAAAAGGACGGCTATTTTGTGGGCGCCAATTTCCCTATTAACCCCAAGCTGACGCGCGAGGAGACAAAGTTCGACACCAAAGACATGGGCAACAGCCAGAATGCACGGCACGCGCGCTGGGAACAGCTGATGGCCGAGAACAAGGGGAAAATCGACGTGGCGGCCGCCCAGCGCTTCCTGGCCGATCATTACGATACCTACGAGAAAAAGATTAACCCGAGTGAGCGCACCCTCTGCGGCCACATTGATCTCTCCCCGCGCGGCTTGGGAAGCTGGCAGCTTCCTTACGGGGCCGCCGGTGCGGTGCAAAACAAGGTCGCTGATGCCACCATGGCGGAGCGCATGTCATTCACGGCAGCCGCCGGCCACGCCTGCGGCACCCACTTCCAGGCAGCAGCACACCTGAAGGCGCATCCGGAGTTCGACTGGGAAAAGGAATTCCTCAAAGACATGCTCGCGCACCCTTGGACCGTCTTTGAAGCCGCCCGGGACGGGCGCTAG
- a CDS encoding carbohydrate-binding family 9-like protein has product MRIMFCRGAFLVVLLVTSAAATRLQTQAARDPEAMPFAPSRYVCYHTFSAPNVDGKLDEAAWRAAPWTNLFVDIEGDTRPRPRFRTRARMLWDDANFYVALDMEEPDLWGTLTERDAIVYNDNDVEVFIDPDGDTHNYYELEVNPLGTVFDLMLVQPYRDGGPAIIAWDAAGLRIGVDLRGTVNRPGDRDEGWTVEMSIPWRILREAAPGKRPPRAGEQWRINFSRVEWQLDAKDGRYSKRIDPATAKPILSDNWVWSPQGAVDLHMPERWGFVQFSGIESGAGAESFVENPNERVKWALRRLYYRQCRARAATGQYAPDLAALDAGNIRVEGIEFQPAMQATADLYQISAKGAGGTTVWIRQDGKTWVTR; this is encoded by the coding sequence ATGCGCATTATGTTCTGCCGAGGAGCCTTCCTGGTTGTGCTGCTCGTGACGTCAGCCGCGGCCACGCGCCTGCAGACACAGGCAGCGCGCGATCCCGAGGCCATGCCATTCGCACCCAGCCGGTACGTGTGCTACCACACGTTTTCAGCGCCGAACGTCGACGGCAAGCTCGATGAGGCCGCATGGCGCGCGGCGCCCTGGACGAACCTTTTCGTCGACATCGAAGGCGACACTCGTCCGCGCCCGCGGTTCAGAACGCGTGCCAGGATGCTCTGGGACGATGCCAACTTCTACGTGGCGCTCGACATGGAGGAGCCCGACCTCTGGGGGACGCTGACCGAGCGTGATGCCATCGTCTACAACGATAACGACGTCGAGGTGTTCATCGATCCCGACGGCGACACGCACAACTACTACGAGCTCGAAGTGAATCCGCTGGGCACGGTCTTCGACCTGATGCTCGTCCAGCCGTACCGCGACGGAGGGCCCGCGATCATCGCCTGGGACGCCGCCGGCCTGCGGATTGGAGTCGACCTGCGCGGCACGGTGAACCGGCCGGGCGATCGCGACGAAGGGTGGACCGTTGAAATGTCAATCCCCTGGCGCATCCTGCGCGAGGCCGCCCCAGGCAAACGGCCGCCCAGGGCCGGCGAACAGTGGCGCATCAACTTCTCGCGCGTCGAATGGCAACTCGACGCGAAGGATGGCCGCTACTCGAAGCGCATTGACCCGGCCACGGCCAAGCCGATCCTTTCGGACAACTGGGTGTGGAGCCCCCAAGGCGCCGTCGACCTCCATATGCCCGAACGCTGGGGCTTCGTCCAGTTCTCCGGGATCGAATCAGGAGCTGGTGCGGAGTCGTTCGTCGAAAATCCCAACGAGCGTGTGAAGTGGGCGCTCCGCCGGCTCTACTATCGCCAGTGCCGCGCCAGGGCCGCCACTGGACAATACGCGCCGGATCTGGCCGCGCTGGATGCGGGCAATATCCGGGTGGAAGGGATCGAATTCCAGCCTGCCATGCAGGCTACGGCGGACCTATATCAGATCAGCGCCAAGGGGGCCGGCGGCACAACCGTGTGGATTCGCCAGGACGGCAAGACTTGGGTCACACGCTGA
- a CDS encoding DUF6485 family protein gives MECNRDRNRRACNCSYEPCPRKGVCCDCLSYHRASRELPACFFPAAAERTYDRSYEHFARLLGAGKL, from the coding sequence ATGGAGTGCAACAGAGATCGCAACCGTCGCGCCTGTAACTGCAGCTACGAACCGTGCCCGCGCAAAGGCGTGTGCTGCGATTGTCTGAGCTATCACCGCGCCAGTCGGGAATTGCCGGCGTGCTTTTTCCCCGCCGCTGCCGAGCGTACATATGATCGCTCGTACGAGCACTTCGCCCGGTTGCTGGGCGCCGGCAAACTCTGA
- a CDS encoding ABC transporter permease gives MPEWKEHIRRCLARQSLDGARELAIIEEISQYLEDCYAEARACGAAEEEAVRIALAELDQGELLGTEIRHAITRPLTQRMVRGTPGSQASIPLGKERSGNMLSDLGQDLRFGMRMLRKHPAFTAVVVMVLALGIGANTAIFSVVNAMLLNPYPFPEPGRIVTVEAHHVSGRNSGTGYRDFLDWRAQNAVFEEMALPAWSASYTLTGSGEPERITGTHATAGFLRVLGVQPAIGRFFTAEEDQPGAPQVAVLSYAAWRRRFGGSADVLGRVIMLDGKPATIIGVMPKAFAYPGMRTCDFWQPLQDNPANDRYQHQYHAIARLKPGITVSRAQADMTAIACRLEQQYPATNTGWAVTVTPIGRTLAEQTAAPVTVLFAAVVLVLLLACANVAGLMLARASGRAKEMAVRASLGANRGRIVRQMLTESVLLACAGGALGLAFAPWFVDVVRAAAPPDFGLESALRIDSTVFGFTLVVSLLTGVVFGLAPALFGSKADLNTGLKGGIWCGGGARLRTRFQSALVAGEVALSLMLLVGAGLLMRDLLLILRLDTGVQVERVLTFTLDLPQAKYATAQLVTNFYTELISRLRSEPSVTAAGAVGTLPMTGQYSGGGFEIEGRPKPADWMEMDAQYNSSTPGYFRTMEIPLLRGRDFDERDTAAGPPVAIINDTLARRFFPGEDPVGHRIRCRRWLTIVGVAGSVKHQQPMNAPVSMVYFPYTQAPDPGMWVTIRTESDPQKLAAAVHGTVRALDRDLAVLKLRTMRQVIADSLIETRLIAWFIAGFAAFALALAAVGIYGVIAYSVSQRTHEMGVRIALGASYDDVMTLVLKKGALLAGAGIVIGVPAALAASRVMASLLYGVSPHDGIVFIGVPCVLLLVALAASYVPARRAAKVDPVVALRAE, from the coding sequence ATGCCTGAATGGAAAGAACATATCCGCCGGTGCCTCGCCCGCCAGTCTCTTGACGGCGCGCGCGAGCTGGCGATCATCGAGGAGATCTCCCAGTACCTGGAGGACTGTTACGCCGAGGCGCGTGCGTGCGGGGCCGCCGAGGAGGAAGCCGTTCGGATTGCACTCGCTGAACTGGACCAGGGAGAACTTCTCGGGACGGAAATCCGGCACGCCATCACGCGCCCGCTAACACAGCGGATGGTTCGGGGCACGCCTGGCAGTCAAGCCTCAATTCCCCTGGGAAAGGAACGGAGCGGGAACATGCTGTCGGACCTGGGGCAGGATCTTCGTTTCGGCATGCGCATGCTGCGAAAACACCCCGCATTCACGGCGGTGGTGGTCATGGTGCTGGCGCTGGGGATCGGGGCCAACACGGCGATTTTCAGCGTCGTGAACGCGATGTTGCTCAACCCGTATCCGTTTCCGGAGCCGGGCCGCATCGTGACAGTTGAAGCACATCATGTGAGCGGGCGGAACAGCGGCACGGGATACCGGGATTTTCTCGATTGGCGCGCGCAGAATGCGGTGTTTGAGGAGATGGCGCTCCCGGCCTGGTCGGCTTCGTATACCCTTACAGGCAGCGGCGAACCCGAGCGGATCACGGGCACGCACGCTACGGCGGGCTTCCTCCGCGTTCTTGGCGTGCAGCCTGCCATCGGGAGATTTTTCACCGCGGAAGAAGACCAGCCGGGTGCGCCGCAGGTGGCCGTGCTCAGTTATGCGGCCTGGCGGCGCCGGTTCGGCGGCAGCGCCGATGTTCTCGGGCGGGTGATCATGCTCGACGGCAAGCCGGCCACAATCATCGGCGTGATGCCGAAGGCGTTTGCCTACCCCGGCATGCGGACCTGCGATTTCTGGCAGCCGCTGCAGGACAATCCTGCGAACGACCGCTACCAGCACCAGTACCACGCCATTGCCCGGTTGAAGCCGGGAATCACTGTGTCGCGGGCCCAGGCGGACATGACTGCCATCGCATGCCGGCTCGAACAGCAGTACCCGGCGACCAACACAGGCTGGGCCGTGACGGTCACGCCGATCGGGCGGACGCTCGCCGAACAGACCGCAGCGCCGGTCACCGTACTGTTCGCGGCTGTGGTGCTGGTGCTGCTGCTCGCGTGCGCGAATGTGGCCGGCCTGATGCTGGCGCGCGCTTCGGGGCGGGCGAAGGAAATGGCGGTGCGCGCGTCACTCGGGGCCAACCGGGGGCGGATCGTGCGCCAGATGTTGACGGAAAGCGTGCTGCTGGCGTGCGCCGGCGGTGCGCTGGGCCTCGCGTTCGCGCCCTGGTTCGTGGATGTCGTGCGCGCCGCGGCGCCGCCGGATTTCGGTCTCGAATCGGCACTCCGCATCGATTCGACCGTATTCGGTTTCACGCTCGTGGTGTCCCTGCTGACCGGCGTTGTGTTCGGTCTCGCTCCGGCGCTCTTCGGCTCGAAGGCCGACCTGAACACCGGGCTGAAAGGTGGGATCTGGTGCGGGGGTGGCGCGCGGTTGCGCACCCGCTTCCAGTCCGCCCTGGTGGCGGGGGAGGTGGCCCTGTCGCTGATGCTGCTGGTCGGTGCCGGCCTGCTCATGAGAGACCTCCTGCTGATCCTGCGCCTCGATACCGGCGTTCAGGTCGAACGCGTGCTTACGTTCACACTCGACTTGCCGCAGGCGAAGTACGCGACGGCGCAACTGGTCACGAACTTCTACACCGAGCTGATCTCCAGACTGCGGTCCGAGCCCTCTGTGACCGCCGCCGGTGCTGTCGGGACGCTCCCCATGACCGGCCAGTACAGCGGCGGCGGGTTCGAAATCGAGGGGCGCCCGAAGCCGGCGGACTGGATGGAAATGGATGCCCAGTACAACAGCTCGACGCCGGGCTACTTCCGCACCATGGAGATCCCCTTGCTGCGGGGGCGTGACTTCGACGAGCGGGATACGGCCGCCGGGCCGCCCGTGGCCATCATCAACGACACGCTCGCGCGGCGGTTCTTCCCCGGTGAAGACCCCGTCGGTCACCGGATCAGGTGCCGCCGCTGGCTGACAATTGTGGGGGTTGCAGGCTCGGTGAAACATCAGCAACCGATGAATGCCCCCGTGTCTATGGTCTACTTTCCGTACACACAAGCGCCGGACCCGGGGATGTGGGTGACGATACGCACGGAGAGCGATCCGCAAAAACTGGCAGCTGCCGTGCACGGGACGGTGCGCGCGCTCGATCGCGACCTGGCCGTGCTGAAGCTGCGCACCATGCGGCAGGTGATCGCCGATTCGCTCATCGAGACGAGGCTGATTGCATGGTTCATCGCCGGCTTTGCCGCATTCGCGCTGGCGCTGGCGGCTGTCGGCATCTATGGAGTGATCGCCTATTCGGTGAGTCAGAGGACGCACGAAATGGGCGTGCGCATCGCGCTCGGCGCTTCGTACGACGATGTCATGACGCTCGTGTTGAAAAAAGGCGCATTGCTTGCCGGCGCGGGGATCGTGATCGGAGTGCCGGCCGCGCTGGCTGCTTCACGGGTCATGGCGTCGCTGCTCTACGGAGTCAGCCCGCATGACGGCATTGTCTTCATCGGCGTCCCGTGTGTGCTGCTGTTGGTGGCGCTGGCGGCGAGCTATGTTCCGGCGCGCCGCGCGGCGAAGGTCGATCCCGTGGTCGCTCTCCGCGCCGAGTAG
- a CDS encoding PadR family transcriptional regulator: protein MLERELKKGSTELLTLSLVEERSRHGYEIRKLIQERSGGVIRLHVASLYPLLYRLETRGWIQGRWVEKPGQRRRRFYRLTAEGRKVLAAQRSVWEEFAAAIQRVTRLHHA from the coding sequence ATGCTGGAGCGTGAACTCAAAAAGGGGAGCACCGAGCTTCTGACGCTGTCGCTGGTGGAAGAGCGGTCGCGCCACGGCTACGAGATCCGCAAGCTGATCCAGGAACGCTCCGGGGGAGTCATCCGGTTGCACGTGGCTTCGTTGTACCCGTTGCTCTACCGTCTGGAAACCCGGGGCTGGATTCAGGGACGCTGGGTGGAAAAACCCGGCCAGCGCCGCCGGCGCTTCTACCGCCTCACGGCCGAGGGCCGCAAGGTGCTGGCAGCGCAGCGCAGCGTCTGGGAAGAGTTTGCGGCCGCCATCCAGCGTGTGACCCGGTTGCATCATGCCTGA
- the pyrB gene encoding aspartate carbamoyltransferase has translation MTVTFQNRDIISITDFSRAEILHLCEAGKRMYELDKSGKRNSLRDALKYRTLSYLFYEPSTRTRTSFNTAMRELGGRYDGFSGTEGTSVMKNETVRDTVSMMGANHFDVIVMRHPLDGSLQWAADVAQIPVINGGDGKNEHPTQALLDVLTLHILNRGKLDGLRVGFGGDLSHGRTVRSLSLALSHFSGITIRWAAEDFLGMPEDLARLLDARGVNVVRNTSVREVMSDVDFYYMTRPQLERMPGVTQKDVMAMMQRYRIDLDKIQGFDVRVLHPLPVNSEVAEIDYRVYFTPAQAFFAQAEFGIFLRKALLHEMFRQESCLRYDGRLPEELAQGNNRLARIIRGNKQQAMFIDKIHNGTVIDHLAEGTLRAVDAVLGLENRGHSCTTAVITEKRNPFIKTNLPELTERDLKQVALVSSEPTINYIKDGKVREKFVYLLCQNTNCITRTIIEDVPPKFYADGDTLRCRYCRRPYTLHTRKVSEEEKRTFLRSLPAGIAPVLYPC, from the coding sequence ATGACCGTCACATTTCAGAACCGGGACATCATCTCGATAACCGACTTCTCCCGCGCCGAGATCCTCCACCTCTGCGAGGCGGGGAAGCGCATGTACGAGCTCGACAAGAGCGGCAAGCGCAACAGCCTGCGTGACGCGCTGAAATATCGCACCCTGTCCTACCTGTTTTACGAGCCCAGCACGCGCACCCGGACCAGCTTCAACACGGCAATGCGGGAGCTGGGAGGACGCTACGACGGATTCTCCGGCACCGAGGGGACGTCCGTGATGAAGAACGAAACCGTGCGCGACACGGTCTCCATGATGGGCGCCAACCACTTCGACGTGATTGTGATGCGCCATCCCCTGGATGGGTCGCTGCAGTGGGCGGCCGACGTGGCGCAGATCCCGGTCATCAACGGCGGAGACGGAAAAAATGAACACCCCACCCAGGCTCTGCTCGATGTCCTCACTCTCCATATCCTGAACCGCGGGAAGCTGGACGGCCTTCGGGTGGGCTTCGGCGGTGATCTATCCCACGGCCGCACCGTGCGCTCTCTCAGCCTCGCCCTTTCCCACTTTAGCGGGATCACCATTCGCTGGGCCGCCGAGGACTTCCTCGGCATGCCCGAGGATCTGGCGCGGCTCCTGGATGCGCGTGGTGTCAACGTGGTCCGCAACACGTCGGTGCGCGAGGTCATGAGCGACGTGGACTTCTACTACATGACGCGGCCGCAGCTGGAGCGCATGCCCGGCGTCACGCAAAAGGACGTCATGGCCATGATGCAGCGCTACCGGATCGACCTTGACAAAATCCAGGGATTCGATGTGCGCGTGCTCCATCCTCTGCCCGTCAACAGCGAGGTGGCGGAGATCGATTACCGGGTGTACTTCACTCCGGCGCAGGCCTTCTTTGCCCAGGCCGAGTTCGGCATCTTCCTGCGCAAGGCCCTGTTGCACGAGATGTTCCGCCAGGAGAGTTGCCTGCGCTACGACGGCCGGCTGCCCGAAGAACTGGCGCAGGGCAACAATCGCCTGGCTCGCATCATCCGTGGAAACAAGCAGCAGGCCATGTTCATCGACAAGATCCACAACGGCACCGTGATCGATCACCTGGCCGAGGGAACGCTGCGCGCCGTGGATGCGGTGCTGGGCCTGGAAAATCGCGGCCACTCCTGCACGACCGCGGTGATCACCGAGAAGAGAAATCCCTTCATCAAGACTAACCTCCCCGAACTCACCGAGCGGGACCTGAAACAGGTCGCCCTGGTCTCCTCTGAACCCACCATCAACTACATCAAAGACGGAAAGGTAAGGGAGAAGTTCGTGTACCTCCTCTGCCAGAACACCAACTGCATCACGCGCACGATCATTGAAGATGTCCCTCCGAAGTTCTACGCCGACGGAGATACACTCCGCTGCCGCTACTGCCGCAGACCTTATACGCTGCACACGCGGAAGGTGAGCGAGGAGGAAAAACGAACCTTCTTGCGTTCCCTGCCGGCGGGCATCGCGCCGGTTTTGTATCCCTGTTAG
- a CDS encoding MBL fold metallo-hydrolase, producing the protein MSKAGIHGNIALCFILFATGAALCLARQQPLTVQQIKGTIYMVKGGAGANTGFYIGDKEVMIIDSKMTADAVKQEIAEIKKLTDKPITRIVLTHSDGDHVNGLNALPTGLKIYAHPQTKKDMEEAAKSPNTQYLRDYLPNEVCSPCAASKNSVMGVKLGGEDVSIYHFGPAHTSGDLVVFFPAERVAFIGDLAFVGRDPLIHRQKGGTSVGYVNTLKSLIALKAEVFISGHNDPLTSQDLQTLATSIEEKQNKVKAMIAEGKSLDDIKKAFGLQTAAASSGRTSFPSLIDVIYLELTEKK; encoded by the coding sequence ATGTCGAAAGCCGGCATCCACGGGAACATCGCTCTCTGCTTCATCCTGTTTGCGACCGGTGCCGCACTATGCCTTGCCCGGCAGCAGCCCCTGACGGTTCAACAGATCAAAGGGACCATCTACATGGTAAAAGGCGGGGCAGGTGCCAACACGGGCTTCTATATCGGCGACAAGGAAGTCATGATCATCGATTCCAAGATGACCGCCGATGCCGTGAAACAGGAGATCGCGGAGATCAAAAAGCTCACGGACAAGCCCATCACCCGAATCGTCCTCACCCACAGTGACGGCGACCATGTGAACGGGCTGAATGCACTCCCAACCGGGCTCAAGATCTACGCCCACCCGCAGACGAAGAAAGACATGGAGGAAGCGGCGAAATCACCGAACACGCAGTACCTGCGCGACTATCTCCCGAACGAGGTTTGCTCGCCGTGCGCCGCATCGAAGAACAGTGTGATGGGCGTCAAGCTCGGCGGCGAGGATGTGTCGATCTATCATTTCGGGCCGGCTCACACCAGCGGCGATCTCGTGGTCTTCTTCCCGGCGGAGCGAGTCGCCTTCATAGGCGATCTGGCGTTTGTCGGGCGCGATCCGCTCATCCATCGCCAGAAGGGAGGCACGTCGGTCGGGTATGTGAATACCCTGAAATCTCTGATCGCTCTCAAGGCCGAGGTCTTCATCTCGGGGCACAACGATCCGCTGACCAGCCAGGACCTCCAGACCCTGGCCACATCGATTGAGGAAAAACAGAACAAAGTGAAGGCTATGATTGCGGAAGGCAAATCCCTCGATGACATAAAGAAAGCCTTCGGCCTACAGACCGCTGCCGCGTCATCCGGCCGGACCAGCTTCCCGAGCCTGATCGACGTAATCTACCTCGAGCTCACTGAAAAGAAGTAA